One genomic region from Paramicrobacterium agarici encodes:
- a CDS encoding phosphoenolpyruvate carboxylase: protein MTDTYPPTSAITIIQAPRNLEIPDALRSDVRLLGELLGRVLIETGGKDLLDDVERLRSLTIAAYENEDTAAFEDAEALVTSFSPERAEEVARAFTCYFHLVNLAEERHRVRVLQGRNPEPGEDVGASFTSTMNALVDELGEDGAQKMLDGLEFRPVLTAHPTEARRRAVASSIRRISELIATNDDPRLGEDVQAETKRTLLAEINVLFRTAPLRSTRPTPLDEVRTAMNIFDQTLFEAMPRIYRLIDDRLTGKAAGTLPPRSHSFVRFGSWIGADRDGNPNVTAKITRQAAAIQSEHVLLGLEHAASRVGRMLTLDAGDTAPSPELLQLWQRQRSLADELTSEIATRSPNEPHRRVVLMIAERIAATRGRNADLAYAGPDDLLDDLRTVQDSLVAAGDKRSAYGEVQGLIWQVETFGFHLAELEVRQHSKVHRQALDELDRGVQPSEMTDEVLDVFRTIGALQSRYGVNAARRYIISFTQEVDDIANVHRLARYAFGDGETPVLDVIPLFETFNDLKNAPAILEKMIELPEVAKRLDETDRRLEVMLGYSDSSKDVGPVSATLTLYEAQDAIARWAERHSIRLTLFHGRGGAMGRGGGPANEAVLSQPPGSVDGRFKLTEQGEVIFAQYGNPTIALRHLEQIASATLLASSPSNGELNASAATTFADMAQVMDAASRERFYELVHAEGFAPWFAEVTPQEEVGLLPLGSRPARRGLSVESLEDLRAIPWVFSWSQARINLAGWFGLGTALKAVGDREQLQKAYREWPLFTTMIDNVQMSLAKTDARIAARYLQLGNRDDLAALVLDEMERTREWVLAATGSTELLDNRAVLQRAVRLRTPYVDALSLLQLRALRTLRGAATQETETTIDQARNLLLLSVNGVAAGLQNTG from the coding sequence ATGACTGACACGTATCCCCCCACGTCGGCAATTACGATCATCCAAGCCCCCCGCAATCTGGAGATTCCCGACGCGCTCCGCTCAGACGTTCGTCTTCTCGGCGAACTGCTGGGCCGTGTGCTGATCGAGACGGGCGGAAAAGACCTTCTCGACGACGTCGAGAGGCTGCGGAGCCTGACGATCGCCGCATACGAGAACGAAGACACCGCCGCGTTCGAAGACGCTGAAGCGCTCGTCACATCGTTCTCTCCCGAGCGGGCAGAAGAGGTGGCGCGCGCGTTCACGTGCTACTTCCACCTCGTGAATCTCGCAGAGGAGCGCCACCGTGTGCGCGTACTGCAGGGCCGCAATCCCGAACCGGGCGAAGACGTCGGAGCGTCCTTCACCTCGACCATGAACGCCCTCGTCGACGAGCTCGGCGAAGACGGCGCGCAGAAGATGCTCGACGGGCTCGAGTTCCGCCCCGTACTGACGGCGCACCCGACGGAGGCGCGGCGCCGTGCCGTGGCCTCGTCGATTCGCCGCATCAGCGAGCTCATCGCTACAAACGACGACCCGCGGCTGGGCGAAGACGTTCAGGCCGAGACCAAACGCACGCTGCTCGCCGAGATCAACGTGCTGTTCCGCACCGCTCCCCTGCGCTCGACGCGGCCGACGCCGCTCGACGAGGTGCGCACGGCGATGAACATCTTCGACCAGACGCTGTTCGAGGCGATGCCCCGCATCTACCGCCTCATCGACGACCGCCTCACGGGCAAGGCCGCCGGAACGCTTCCGCCCCGCTCGCACTCGTTCGTGCGATTCGGCTCGTGGATCGGCGCCGACCGCGACGGCAACCCCAACGTCACGGCGAAGATCACGCGCCAGGCGGCCGCGATTCAGTCGGAGCACGTGCTGCTCGGGCTCGAGCACGCGGCGTCGCGCGTCGGCCGGATGCTGACGCTCGACGCGGGCGATACGGCACCCAGCCCCGAGCTTCTGCAGCTCTGGCAGCGGCAGCGCTCACTCGCCGACGAGCTCACCAGCGAGATCGCGACGCGCTCCCCCAACGAGCCGCACCGCCGTGTCGTGCTCATGATCGCCGAGCGCATCGCCGCGACGCGCGGTCGCAACGCCGACCTCGCCTACGCCGGGCCCGACGACCTGCTCGACGACCTGCGCACAGTACAGGACTCCCTCGTTGCCGCGGGCGACAAGCGCAGTGCCTACGGCGAGGTGCAGGGGCTCATCTGGCAGGTCGAGACGTTCGGCTTCCACCTTGCCGAGCTCGAGGTGCGCCAGCACTCGAAGGTGCACCGCCAGGCGCTCGACGAACTCGACCGCGGCGTGCAGCCGAGCGAGATGACCGACGAAGTGCTCGACGTCTTCCGCACGATCGGCGCTCTGCAGTCCCGCTACGGCGTCAACGCCGCCCGCCGCTACATCATCTCGTTCACGCAAGAAGTCGACGACATCGCCAACGTGCACCGCCTCGCGCGCTACGCGTTCGGCGACGGCGAGACGCCCGTGCTCGACGTGATTCCGCTGTTCGAGACGTTCAACGACCTCAAGAACGCTCCCGCGATCCTCGAGAAGATGATCGAGCTCCCCGAGGTGGCCAAGCGCCTCGACGAGACCGACCGTCGCCTTGAGGTCATGCTCGGCTACTCCGACTCGTCAAAGGACGTCGGCCCGGTCTCGGCGACGCTGACGCTGTATGAGGCGCAAGACGCGATCGCTCGCTGGGCGGAGCGCCACAGCATCCGTCTCACTCTCTTTCACGGCCGAGGCGGTGCCATGGGCCGCGGCGGCGGTCCGGCGAACGAGGCCGTGCTGTCGCAGCCGCCCGGGTCGGTCGACGGCCGCTTCAAGCTCACCGAGCAGGGCGAAGTCATCTTCGCCCAGTACGGCAACCCGACGATCGCGCTGCGTCACCTCGAGCAGATCGCGTCGGCGACCCTTCTGGCGTCGAGCCCGTCGAACGGCGAGCTCAACGCGTCGGCGGCGACGACGTTCGCCGACATGGCGCAGGTGATGGATGCTGCAAGCCGCGAGCGCTTCTACGAGCTCGTTCACGCGGAAGGCTTTGCCCCGTGGTTCGCCGAGGTCACGCCGCAAGAAGAGGTCGGCCTTCTTCCCCTCGGCTCGCGTCCGGCACGCCGTGGACTCTCGGTCGAGTCGCTCGAAGACCTCCGTGCGATTCCGTGGGTGTTCTCGTGGTCGCAGGCGCGCATCAACCTTGCCGGCTGGTTCGGCCTCGGCACAGCACTCAAAGCTGTCGGCGACCGCGAGCAGCTGCAGAAGGCGTACCGCGAGTGGCCGCTGTTCACGACGATGATCGACAACGTGCAGATGTCGCTTGCGAAGACCGACGCGCGCATTGCCGCCCGGTACCTGCAGCTCGGCAATCGTGACGACCTCGCGGCGCTCGTTCTCGACGAGATGGAGCGCACGCGCGAATGGGTGCTCGCCGCTACCGGAAGCACTGAGCTTCTCGACAACCGCGCCGTGCTGCAGCGCGCCGTGCGGCTGCGCACGCCGTACGTTGATGCGCTGTCGCTACTGCAGCTTCGCGCCCTGCGCACGCTGCGAGGTGCGGCGACGCAAGAAACCGAGACGACAATCGACCAGGCGCGCAACTTGCTGCTGCTCTCGGTCAACGGAGTCGCTGCGGGGCTGCAGAACACGGGCTGA
- the catA gene encoding type A chloramphenicol O-acetyltransferase — protein MEAPVVIDLDSWPRREHFEHYRNTVPCTYAMTVDLDVTAFADALRRSARKTYIAQIWALATVVNRHDEFRMCLTESGAPAIWSVVDPAFTVFNTERETFACVSAPYDPDFAVFHESAAALLAAHSRATEFFPQGALPPNTFDVSSLPWTSFTGFTLNIRDSWEHFAPIFTLGRYIERDGRTVLPLAVQIHHAAADGFHTARLVNELQELLNDPSWVR, from the coding sequence ATGGAAGCGCCCGTCGTCATTGACCTCGACTCCTGGCCGCGCCGGGAGCACTTCGAGCATTACCGCAACACCGTGCCCTGCACCTACGCGATGACCGTTGACCTTGACGTCACGGCATTTGCCGATGCTCTGCGCCGTTCCGCACGCAAAACGTACATCGCTCAAATCTGGGCGCTCGCCACCGTTGTCAACCGGCACGACGAATTCAGAATGTGCCTCACGGAATCGGGAGCCCCGGCCATCTGGTCGGTCGTCGACCCTGCCTTCACCGTCTTCAACACCGAGCGAGAGACGTTCGCCTGCGTCTCGGCTCCCTACGATCCCGACTTCGCCGTGTTTCACGAGTCGGCCGCCGCTCTTCTCGCGGCGCACAGCCGGGCAACGGAGTTCTTTCCCCAAGGAGCGCTCCCGCCGAACACGTTCGACGTGTCGAGTCTTCCGTGGACGTCATTTACCGGATTTACGCTTAATATCCGCGACAGCTGGGAGCATTTCGCGCCCATCTTCACACTCGGTCGTTACATCGAACGCGACGGCCGCACGGTGCTCCCTCTTGCCGTGCAGATTCACCATGCCGCCGCCGACGGATTCCACACGGCGCGTCTCGTGAATGAACTGCAAGAACTCCTGAACGACCCCAGCTGGGTTCGCTGA
- the glyA gene encoding serine hydroxymethyltransferase → MTDTFNAPLSEVDPEIAAVLDQELGRQRDYLEMIASENFVPVSVLQSQGSVLTNKYAEGYPGRRYYGGCEFVDIAESLAIERAKSLFGAEYANVQPHSGASANAAVLSAIATPGDTILGLELAHGGHLTHGMKLNFSGKLYNAVSYGVDPETCRVDMNVVRDKALEHKPQVIIAGWSAYPRQLDFAAFRAIADEVGAKLWVDMAHFAGLVAAGLHPSPVPYADVVSSTVHKTIGGPRSGFIVSRDTELAKKLNSNVFPGQQGGPLMHVIAAKATAFLLAASDDFKDRQERTVSGAKLLAEALTSDESRAAGVNVLTGGTDVHLVLADLRESELSGQDAENRLHEVGITVNKNSVPFDPRPPMVTSGMRIGTPALATRGFGDAEFAEVADIIALAVRPDADIAALRGRVKTLTDAFPLYPGLQQ, encoded by the coding sequence ATGACCGATACGTTCAACGCGCCGCTGTCGGAGGTCGATCCCGAGATCGCCGCCGTGCTCGACCAAGAGCTGGGCCGCCAGCGCGACTACCTCGAGATGATCGCGAGCGAGAACTTCGTTCCCGTCTCCGTGCTGCAATCACAGGGCTCGGTGCTCACGAACAAGTACGCGGAAGGGTACCCGGGCCGTCGCTACTACGGCGGCTGCGAGTTCGTCGACATCGCCGAGTCCCTCGCGATCGAGCGCGCCAAGTCGCTGTTCGGCGCCGAGTACGCCAACGTTCAGCCGCACTCCGGTGCGTCTGCAAACGCGGCGGTGCTCTCCGCCATCGCGACGCCCGGCGACACGATTCTCGGCCTCGAGCTCGCTCACGGTGGTCACCTGACGCACGGCATGAAGCTCAACTTCTCGGGCAAGCTGTACAACGCCGTCTCGTACGGCGTTGACCCCGAGACGTGCCGCGTCGACATGAACGTCGTGCGCGACAAGGCGCTCGAGCACAAGCCGCAGGTCATCATCGCCGGCTGGTCGGCATACCCGCGTCAGCTCGACTTCGCCGCGTTCCGCGCGATCGCCGACGAGGTGGGTGCCAAGCTCTGGGTCGACATGGCGCACTTCGCCGGACTCGTCGCCGCGGGACTTCACCCGTCGCCGGTTCCGTACGCTGACGTCGTGTCGTCGACCGTGCACAAGACCATCGGTGGCCCGCGCTCCGGCTTCATCGTGTCGCGCGACACCGAACTCGCGAAGAAGCTCAACTCCAACGTCTTCCCCGGTCAGCAGGGCGGCCCGCTCATGCACGTCATCGCTGCCAAGGCCACGGCGTTCCTGCTGGCAGCATCCGATGACTTCAAGGATCGCCAGGAGCGCACCGTCTCGGGCGCCAAGCTCCTGGCCGAAGCACTCACGTCTGACGAGTCGCGCGCCGCCGGCGTCAACGTGCTCACCGGCGGCACCGACGTGCACCTCGTGCTCGCCGACCTGCGCGAGAGCGAGCTATCGGGGCAAGACGCAGAGAACCGTCTGCACGAGGTCGGCATCACGGTGAACAAGAACTCCGTGCCGTTCGACCCGCGCCCGCCGATGGTCACGAGCGGCATGCGCATCGGCACGCCAGCACTTGCGACGCGTGGTTTCGGAGATGCGGAATTCGCCGAGGTCGCCGACATCATCGCGCTGGCCGTGCGGCCGGATGCTGACATCGCGGCGCTTCGCGGCCGGGTGAAGACCCTCACCGACGCCTTCCCGCTGTACCCCGGGCTGCAGCAGTAG
- a CDS encoding acylneuraminate cytidylyltransferase: MHGVDERGHDRATVVAIIPARGGSQGIPAKNLREVGGTPLIVRAIEAAAASARIQKVVVSTDDEQIAAVARAAGADVIERPDELATHEATSESALLHALAQLDARGAAPEITVFIQATSPFIDPVDIDEAIARVASGTSDVVFSAVPNHSFLWRPDEIDPGNMVGVNHRRLTRQRRQDRPVEYRETGAFYVLRTRGFLEAKHRFFGRVGVQLVAEQNALEIDTLDDLRVARAIVDVRGVDGGRVAQTASADSVSVAIGDENSAPAERAALTASGSAMSDRIDVDAVVTDFDGVHTDDTAIIGADGEELVRVSRRDGAGIARLRAAGIRVLILSAEKHPVVAARARKLEVDVRQGIDDKGAALSAWARANGIRLDRIAYLGNDLGDVSASTIVGWPMAVADAAPEVRAAARRVLTRRGGDGAVRELADAVLRAVAHAQPPAVAHTEGALS; this comes from the coding sequence ATGCACGGTGTTGATGAGCGTGGCCACGACCGGGCGACAGTCGTCGCCATCATTCCCGCCCGCGGCGGCTCACAGGGCATACCTGCCAAGAACCTGCGCGAGGTCGGCGGTACACCGCTGATCGTTCGCGCAATCGAGGCAGCGGCCGCATCTGCGCGCATACAGAAGGTCGTGGTCTCGACCGACGACGAGCAGATTGCAGCAGTCGCGCGGGCGGCCGGGGCAGACGTGATCGAGCGGCCCGATGAGCTGGCCACACACGAAGCGACGTCGGAGTCTGCCCTGCTGCACGCGCTCGCGCAGCTCGATGCCCGCGGTGCCGCGCCCGAGATCACCGTGTTCATTCAGGCGACCTCGCCGTTCATCGACCCGGTCGACATCGACGAGGCCATCGCTCGCGTCGCATCCGGCACAAGCGACGTGGTTTTCTCGGCCGTTCCCAACCACTCGTTTCTCTGGCGCCCAGACGAGATCGACCCGGGCAACATGGTCGGCGTCAACCACCGGCGCCTCACGCGGCAGCGTCGCCAGGACCGCCCCGTCGAGTATCGCGAGACCGGTGCCTTCTATGTGCTGCGCACGCGCGGGTTTCTCGAGGCGAAGCACCGGTTCTTCGGGCGGGTCGGCGTGCAGCTCGTCGCCGAGCAGAACGCGCTCGAGATCGACACGCTCGACGATCTGCGTGTTGCGCGCGCGATCGTCGACGTGCGTGGCGTCGACGGCGGGCGCGTTGCGCAGACAGCATCCGCCGACTCGGTTTCCGTGGCGATCGGCGACGAGAACAGCGCCCCGGCAGAGCGCGCCGCGCTGACAGCATCCGGAAGCGCGATGTCAGACCGCATCGACGTGGATGCTGTCGTCACGGACTTCGACGGCGTGCACACCGACGACACCGCGATCATCGGCGCAGACGGCGAAGAGCTCGTGCGCGTCAGCCGACGTGACGGCGCCGGAATCGCGCGGCTTCGCGCCGCCGGCATCCGGGTTCTGATTCTCTCTGCCGAGAAGCATCCCGTCGTCGCCGCTCGAGCACGCAAGCTCGAGGTCGATGTGCGGCAGGGCATCGACGACAAGGGCGCCGCCCTCTCCGCGTGGGCTCGAGCCAACGGCATCCGTCTCGATCGCATCGCGTACCTGGGAAACGATCTCGGCGACGTCTCTGCCTCGACGATCGTGGGCTGGCCCATGGCCGTAGCGGATGCTGCGCCCGAAGTGCGCGCGGCCGCCCGGCGTGTGCTGACCAGACGAGGAGGCGACGGTGCCGTGCGCGAACTCGCCGACGCCGTACTCCGTGCCGTTGCGCACGCTCAACCGCCCGCTGTCGCTCATACCGAAGGAGCCCTGTCGTGA
- a CDS encoding N-acetylneuraminate synthase family protein, which yields MTVQIGSHRIGMGEPVYVIAEIGLNHNGDIGLAKQLIDVAASAGAQAVKFQKRTPEIATPEHMKDVPRETPWGTMSYLDYRRRVEFGRVEYAQIAAHAAERGLDWFASPWDVPSVAFLYELDVPAFKVASASVTDLELLEAIAETRKPVIPSTGMSTLDEIDMAVATLGTEKLVILHATSTYPMPPEEANLRVIGELQQRYPAPVGYSGHERGLQISLAAVTLGAVAVERHITLDRTMWGSDHAASLEPLGFEHLVRDIRVIEQAMGDGVKRVFPGEEAPKAKLRRVLA from the coding sequence GTGACCGTGCAGATCGGAAGCCACCGCATTGGAATGGGCGAGCCCGTCTACGTGATCGCCGAAATTGGCCTCAACCATAACGGCGACATCGGGCTCGCGAAGCAGCTCATCGATGTGGCCGCGAGCGCCGGCGCGCAGGCCGTGAAGTTTCAGAAGCGCACTCCCGAGATCGCGACGCCCGAGCACATGAAAGATGTGCCGCGCGAGACGCCCTGGGGCACGATGAGCTACCTCGACTACCGCCGCCGTGTCGAGTTCGGGCGCGTCGAATACGCGCAGATCGCCGCGCACGCCGCCGAACGCGGGCTCGACTGGTTCGCGTCGCCGTGGGACGTTCCGAGTGTCGCGTTTCTGTACGAACTCGATGTTCCGGCGTTCAAAGTCGCCTCAGCATCCGTCACCGACCTCGAGTTGCTCGAGGCGATCGCCGAGACGCGCAAGCCCGTGATCCCGTCGACCGGCATGTCGACGCTCGACGAGATCGACATGGCCGTCGCCACCCTCGGCACCGAGAAACTCGTGATTCTGCACGCGACGTCGACGTATCCGATGCCGCCAGAAGAGGCCAACCTGCGGGTGATCGGCGAGCTGCAGCAGCGTTACCCCGCGCCCGTCGGGTATTCGGGGCACGAGCGCGGGCTGCAGATCTCGCTCGCGGCGGTGACGCTGGGAGCGGTCGCCGTCGAGCGGCACATCACGCTCGACCGCACGATGTGGGGATCTGACCACGCGGCGTCGCTCGAGCCGCTGGGGTTTGAGCACCTCGTGCGCGACATTAGGGTCATTGAGCAGGCGATGGGCGACGGAGTGAAGCGAGTGTTCCCCGGCGAAGAGGCGCCGAAAGCGAAGCTGCGGCGGGTGCTCGCGTGA
- a CDS encoding DUF6716 putative glycosyltransferase, with protein sequence MSTGTRRMLVIADSDSYLKWGAAFAEQRDASWSAALVLLKSPVLPSARQLDAALAGTRFTRGDTRSIDLDDLTALIETERPHVVLLALRGPLVRVVAPLIAELPGRPVIVSGLPGLTIPAEPKAIVYREQCDMIVLHSRREVREFSANAASLGIEMRFALATLPFLEAREQRARTDARSIVFAVQAKVPAAREERVQLLQILSTAARAHTGKRVVVKTRARRGEAQTHLEQYDLAALLDTPDVVDAIGGVPDNLVVSDGPMAEHLSRAAALVTVSSTAALEAIAAGVPVLLLDDFGIGPRQINTVFVGSDLFGNASDLARGAWRHPDSAWLDDNYFHPAHATTVDDRLDELVRRNAARPLPFPERRFNLTGGTLRRAFERKRMLGHYDRSLSGTLSLVVALPARAAVRRARRLARMLRGDQQHPALFTSAAVSTSPGAHEFGDSRPVG encoded by the coding sequence GTGAGCACGGGCACGCGGCGGATGCTGGTCATCGCCGACTCCGATTCGTATCTCAAGTGGGGCGCCGCCTTCGCGGAGCAGCGCGACGCATCGTGGAGCGCGGCACTCGTGCTGTTGAAGTCGCCCGTGCTGCCGAGCGCCAGGCAGCTCGATGCCGCTCTGGCGGGCACACGGTTCACGCGCGGTGACACACGCTCGATCGATCTCGACGACCTCACGGCACTCATCGAGACTGAGCGCCCGCACGTCGTGCTGCTGGCTCTGCGCGGTCCGCTCGTTCGCGTCGTCGCGCCGCTCATCGCGGAGCTTCCCGGTCGTCCCGTCATCGTGTCGGGGCTCCCCGGCCTCACGATTCCGGCCGAACCGAAGGCGATCGTCTACCGCGAACAGTGCGACATGATCGTGCTGCACAGCAGACGCGAAGTGCGGGAGTTCAGTGCCAATGCCGCGTCGCTTGGCATCGAGATGCGTTTCGCTCTCGCCACTCTCCCGTTTCTCGAAGCGCGGGAGCAGCGCGCACGAACTGACGCGCGGTCGATCGTCTTCGCCGTGCAGGCAAAGGTGCCGGCTGCGCGCGAGGAGCGCGTTCAGCTGCTGCAGATTCTGAGCACTGCCGCTCGCGCGCACACCGGAAAGCGCGTCGTCGTGAAGACGCGTGCGCGCCGCGGCGAAGCGCAGACGCACCTCGAGCAGTACGACCTCGCGGCGCTGCTCGACACGCCCGACGTCGTCGACGCGATCGGCGGTGTTCCCGACAATCTCGTCGTTTCAGATGGTCCCATGGCGGAGCACCTCTCGCGGGCTGCGGCGCTGGTCACCGTGAGTTCGACGGCGGCGCTCGAGGCCATCGCCGCGGGCGTGCCCGTGCTGCTGCTCGACGACTTCGGCATCGGGCCGCGGCAGATCAACACGGTGTTCGTGGGCAGCGACCTCTTTGGCAACGCCTCCGATCTGGCGCGCGGCGCGTGGCGGCATCCTGATTCTGCCTGGCTCGACGACAACTACTTTCATCCCGCGCACGCGACCACGGTCGACGACCGGCTCGACGAGCTCGTCCGTCGCAACGCCGCCCGGCCCCTGCCATTTCCCGAGCGCCGCTTCAACCTCACGGGCGGCACTCTGCGCCGAGCGTTCGAGCGCAAGCGGATGCTGGGGCACTACGATCGGTCGCTGTCGGGCACACTGTCACTCGTGGTCGCGCTCCCGGCGCGCGCGGCGGTGCGGCGCGCGAGAAGACTCGCCCGGATGCTGCGCGGCGACCAGCAGCATCCAGCCCTCTTCACGTCGGCTGCCGTGTCGACGTCACCGGGCGCGCACGAGTTCGGAGACTCACGTCCCGTCGGGTGA
- a CDS encoding bifunctional methylenetetrahydrofolate dehydrogenase/methenyltetrahydrofolate cyclohydrolase, whose translation MTAQILDGRAASADIKAELTERVAALKQRGITPGIATVLVGADPASQLYVGMKHKQSVAIGMNSIQRELPADATQEQVEALIDELNADPECHGYIVQLPLPKHIDTDSILERIDPAKDADGLHPTNLGRLVLNVNAPIDTPLPCTPRGVIELLLRNDYDLTGKHVVVVGRGVTIGRTIGLLLTRRQLNATVTLTHTGTVDMPRYLRQGDVIVAAAGVKHLIRPEDVKPGAAVLDVGVTREENPDGGKAKVFGDVDPGVADVAGYLSPNPGGVGPMTVALLMTNVVEAAERAAG comes from the coding sequence ATGACCGCACAGATTCTTGACGGGCGCGCGGCGTCTGCCGACATCAAAGCCGAGCTGACCGAGCGCGTGGCAGCACTCAAGCAGAGGGGCATCACGCCGGGCATCGCGACGGTGCTCGTGGGTGCCGACCCGGCATCGCAGCTGTACGTGGGCATGAAGCACAAGCAGTCCGTCGCGATCGGCATGAACTCGATTCAGCGCGAACTGCCCGCCGATGCGACGCAAGAGCAGGTCGAGGCGCTGATCGACGAGCTCAACGCCGATCCCGAATGCCACGGCTACATCGTGCAGCTTCCGCTGCCGAAGCACATCGACACCGATAGCATCCTCGAACGCATCGATCCGGCGAAAGACGCCGACGGGTTGCACCCCACCAACCTGGGCCGACTTGTGCTCAACGTCAATGCGCCGATCGACACTCCGCTGCCGTGCACGCCACGCGGTGTGATCGAGCTGCTGCTGCGCAACGACTACGACCTCACGGGCAAGCACGTCGTCGTCGTGGGTCGGGGCGTGACGATCGGTCGCACGATCGGGCTGCTGCTGACGCGACGTCAGCTCAACGCGACGGTGACGCTCACGCACACGGGCACTGTCGACATGCCGCGCTACCTGCGTCAGGGCGACGTGATCGTGGCCGCTGCCGGAGTGAAGCACCTCATTCGTCCCGAAGACGTCAAGCCTGGCGCCGCGGTTCTCGACGTCGGCGTGACGCGCGAGGAGAACCCAGACGGCGGAAAGGCCAAGGTCTTCGGAGACGTCGACCCCGGGGTTGCAGACGTCGCCGGATACCTGTCGCCGAACCCCGGCGGCGTGGGGCCGATGACCGTCGCGCTGCTCATGACCAACGTCGTGGAGGCTGCCGAGCGCGCCGCCGGCTGA
- the galK gene encoding galactokinase gives MTSPRSTADSFSAHYGHTPDGVWRGPGRVNLIGEHTDYNDGFVFPFAIDRSTAVAVGSRDDRTVRMTTDFADAAATVSLDDLDVEQLADGTLSGWSAYPFGVIWAMRHFGADLCQVSGFDAHIASDVPAGAGLSSSAALMCAVAVALNDEWQLGFDTQTLARIGQLAENKAVGAPTGIMDESASLFGQRDHGVFLDCRSLDSEVIELGFEQYGLDVLVMNTRVDHAHATGGYAERRASCEKGARLMGVKSLRDLDVDDLERAKRELDDETFRRVRHIVTENQRVLDTVRTLRTEGPAAIGDLLNASHVSMRDDFEISVAELDLAVETAQACGAIGARMTGGGFGGAAIALVAHDRVGETADAVMQAFADAGYRAPECFTVHPDDGAGRAL, from the coding sequence ATGACCTCCCCACGCTCAACCGCAGATTCGTTCAGCGCCCACTACGGGCACACCCCGGACGGCGTGTGGCGCGGACCGGGGCGCGTCAATCTGATCGGCGAGCACACCGACTATAACGACGGCTTCGTTTTTCCGTTCGCGATCGACCGTTCGACGGCCGTCGCCGTGGGGTCACGAGACGACCGCACCGTGCGCATGACGACAGATTTCGCGGATGCTGCAGCCACGGTGTCGCTCGACGATCTCGACGTCGAGCAGCTCGCCGACGGAACGCTGAGCGGCTGGTCGGCGTACCCGTTCGGCGTCATCTGGGCCATGCGGCACTTCGGCGCCGATCTGTGCCAGGTGAGCGGCTTCGACGCACACATCGCCTCGGACGTTCCCGCCGGAGCAGGGCTGTCGTCGTCTGCCGCGCTCATGTGCGCTGTCGCCGTCGCGCTCAACGACGAGTGGCAGCTCGGCTTCGACACCCAGACACTCGCGCGCATCGGCCAGCTCGCCGAGAACAAAGCCGTCGGCGCGCCGACCGGAATCATGGACGAGAGCGCCTCGCTCTTCGGTCAGCGCGATCACGGCGTGTTTCTGGACTGCCGTTCGCTCGACTCCGAGGTGATCGAGCTCGGCTTCGAGCAGTACGGCCTCGACGTGCTCGTCATGAACACGCGCGTCGACCACGCCCACGCGACGGGCGGCTATGCCGAGCGCCGAGCGTCATGCGAGAAGGGCGCGCGACTCATGGGCGTGAAGAGCCTGCGCGATCTCGACGTCGACGACCTCGAGCGCGCCAAACGTGAGCTCGACGACGAGACGTTCCGTCGGGTGCGGCACATCGTCACCGAGAACCAGCGCGTGCTCGACACCGTTCGCACCCTGCGCACTGAGGGACCCGCGGCGATCGGCGATCTACTCAACGCCTCGCACGTCTCGATGCGCGACGACTTCGAGATCTCCGTTGCCGAGCTCGACCTCGCCGTCGAGACGGCCCAGGCGTGCGGCGCGATCGGAGCACGCATGACGGGAGGCGGCTTCGGCGGTGCCGCGATCGCGCTCGTCGCGCACGATCGCGTGGGAGAGACGGCGGATGCTGTCATGCAGGCGTTCGCCGATGCCGGGTACCGCGCGCCGGAGTGCTTCACGGTGCATCCCGACGACGGCGCCGGCCGCGCACTCTGA